The following proteins are encoded in a genomic region of Alistipes shahii WAL 8301:
- a CDS encoding nucleotide exchange factor GrpE, whose product MKKEKVYNEAVSGDEGFTPGDGYPSCDGEPCANVSDETDEATDTLADGEPAAEADAAKALEEAVAQWQDKYVRLQAEFDNYRKRTLKEKMDLVQTGGRDVLLEMLPVRDDVQRAVDAMQKSDDLEALRAGVTLISQKFTEALRRKGVTEIEVLDKEFDADFSEAVARFAAGDEKKGKVIDVVQTGYMLGEKVLRFAKVVVGE is encoded by the coding sequence ATGAAAAAAGAAAAAGTTTATAATGAGGCTGTTAGCGGCGACGAAGGGTTCACCCCCGGCGATGGTTATCCGTCGTGCGACGGGGAGCCTTGTGCCAATGTGTCAGATGAAACCGACGAGGCGACTGACACATTGGCAGACGGAGAACCCGCTGCCGAAGCCGACGCAGCCAAGGCGCTCGAAGAGGCCGTGGCCCAGTGGCAGGACAAGTACGTCCGCCTGCAAGCCGAGTTCGACAACTACCGCAAGCGCACGCTCAAGGAGAAGATGGACCTGGTGCAGACCGGGGGCCGCGACGTGCTGCTAGAGATGCTGCCTGTGCGCGACGATGTGCAGCGCGCCGTGGACGCCATGCAGAAGAGCGACGATCTGGAGGCGCTGCGGGCGGGCGTGACGCTCATTTCACAGAAATTTACCGAGGCGCTCCGCCGCAAGGGCGTGACCGAGATCGAGGTGCTGGACAAGGAGTTCGACGCCGATTTTTCGGAGGCCGTTGCCCGGTTCGCCGCCGGCGACGAGAAGAAGGGCAAGGTCATCGACGTCGTTCAGACGGGTTACATGCTGGGCGAGAAGGTGCTGCGCTTCGCAAAAGTAGTTGTAGGAGAGTAA
- the dnaJ gene encoding molecular chaperone DnaJ: MAEKRDYYEVLGVAKNANADEIKKAYRKAAIQFHPDKNPGDKEAEEKFKEAAEAYDVLSNPDKRARYDQFGHAGMSGAAGGGAGGFGGFGGGGFSMEDIFSQFGDIFGGHFGGGFRSSNGGGGRRVNRGSDIRVRVRLTLAEIANGVTKKLKINKTVACDKCGGSGARDANSYSTCSTCNGTGYVTRVENTFFGRMQTQGVCPTCGGTGKVITASCDKCKGEGTLRGQEVVEIKIPAGVGEGMVLTVTGKGNAARQGGVNGDLQVVIEEERNPELVRDGNDLIHNLNITVTTALLGGTVEVPTVDGRAKIKIAPGTHAGKVLRLGGKGLPDVNGYGRGDELVVVDITVPSKLSAEERKLVEQLAAQPSFQKAESVKNQNIFERMKSFFR, translated from the coding sequence ATGGCAGAAAAAAGGGATTACTACGAAGTGCTGGGCGTTGCGAAGAATGCTAACGCAGACGAAATAAAGAAGGCCTACCGCAAAGCGGCCATCCAGTTCCACCCCGACAAAAACCCCGGGGACAAGGAGGCCGAGGAGAAATTCAAGGAGGCCGCAGAGGCCTACGACGTGCTGTCGAACCCCGACAAGCGCGCCCGTTACGACCAGTTCGGCCATGCCGGAATGAGCGGCGCGGCAGGCGGCGGGGCCGGCGGCTTCGGCGGCTTCGGCGGCGGAGGGTTCTCGATGGAGGACATCTTCTCGCAGTTCGGCGACATTTTCGGCGGCCATTTCGGGGGCGGATTCCGCTCGTCGAACGGCGGCGGGGGACGGCGCGTGAACCGCGGCTCGGACATCCGCGTGCGGGTCCGTCTGACGCTGGCCGAGATCGCCAACGGAGTTACGAAGAAACTCAAGATCAACAAGACCGTCGCCTGCGACAAGTGCGGCGGCTCGGGAGCCAGGGACGCCAATTCCTATTCGACCTGTTCGACCTGCAACGGCACGGGCTATGTGACGCGGGTGGAGAACACCTTCTTCGGCCGGATGCAGACGCAGGGCGTGTGCCCCACGTGCGGCGGCACGGGCAAGGTGATCACCGCGTCGTGCGACAAGTGCAAGGGCGAAGGCACGCTGCGCGGGCAGGAGGTCGTGGAGATCAAGATCCCGGCCGGCGTGGGCGAGGGCATGGTCCTCACCGTCACGGGCAAGGGCAACGCCGCGCGTCAGGGCGGCGTGAACGGCGACCTGCAGGTGGTGATCGAGGAGGAGCGCAACCCCGAACTGGTGCGTGACGGCAACGATCTGATCCACAACCTGAACATCACCGTGACGACGGCCCTGTTGGGCGGTACGGTCGAGGTTCCGACGGTGGACGGGCGCGCCAAGATCAAGATCGCCCCGGGAACGCATGCCGGCAAGGTGCTGCGCCTGGGCGGCAAGGGACTGCCCGACGTGAACGGCTACGGTCGCGGCGACGAACTGGTGGTGGTGGACATCACCGTTCCGTCGAAACTCTCGGCTGAGGAGCGAAAACTCGTCGAGCAGTTGGCCGCGCAGCCCTCTTTCCAGAAGGCGGAGTCGGTCAAGAACCAGAATATTTTCGAACGGATGAAAAGCTTCTTCAGGTAA